GTGACATACGTTTCTTTAGCGTCAGGTGTGACGTACGGTGCGAATGATGATTGTGATGCCATTAGCGCTTTCGGCGCTGACTGCCGTCCGTCCGGTTTGAGCCATAGGAGACCAGAGTCGATGAGACGGACCCGAGTTGGCTCTGCTTCACGATCGGCAGCACGGTTGGTGCGGCCGGCCATTCCGTCGGTCTTGAGTGTGCTCTTGCTGGTATCGACTCCTGGACTGGCGCCCGCCGCTCCCGGCACTGACCCCATCGCCGCGCTGATCGCGGAGGTCGCCAAGGCCAATCAGCGGCTGGAGGACCTCAGCGCCGCCGTGGAGATGGAGCAGGAGAGCGTCAACAAAGCGATGGTCGCCGTGGAGACCGCTCGTGACGAGGCCACCGCTGCCGAACATGAGCTCGAGATCAGCCAGCAGGCCGTCAAGGACGCCAACGCGGCGATCTCCGCAACCCAACACCGATTCGACATCTTCGCCGCGGCCACCTATATGAATGGCCCGTCCGACAGCTACCTGACAGCCAAGAGCCCCGACGACATCATTGCCGCGGCGACCGCGACGAGGGCGATGACCGCCAGCGCCCAGACGGTGATGGCCAACTTGCAGCGGGCCCGAACCGAACATGTGAACAAGGAATCGGCGGCGCGGCTGGCCAAGCAGAAGGCCGACAAGGCCGCTGCCGACGCCAAGGCCAGCCAGGACGCGGCGGTGGCCGCCCTTACCGACACCCAGCGCAAGTTCGACGAACAGCGCGAGGAGGTCAATCGCCTGGCCGCAGAGCGAGACGAGGCGCAGGCCAGGCTGCAGGCGGCCAGGCTGGTCGCCTGGTCCTCGGCCGGCGGGCAGGGCACGCCCGGTGAGATGTGGGACCCGGGCGCAGGACCCGGCGGCGGCCGCCGCTGGGACGGGTGGGATCCCTCGTTGCCGCAGATTCCCAGCGCCAACATCCCCGGCGACCCGATCGCGGTGGTCAACCAGGTGTTGGGCTACTCGGCGACCTCGGCACAGGTCACCGCCCAGATGGGACGAAACTTCCTGCAGCAGTTGGGCATCCTCAAGCCCACCGATACCGGGATCACCAACGCGCCGGCGGGTTCGACGCATGCCGGCCGGATTCCGCGGGTCTACGGACGGCAGGCCAGCGAGTACGTGATC
The nucleotide sequence above comes from Mycobacterium pseudokansasii. Encoded proteins:
- the ripA gene encoding NlpC/P60 family peptidoglycan endopeptidase RipA; protein product: MRRTRVGSASRSAARLVRPAIPSVLSVLLLVSTPGLAPAAPGTDPIAALIAEVAKANQRLEDLSAAVEMEQESVNKAMVAVETARDEATAAEHELEISQQAVKDANAAISATQHRFDIFAAATYMNGPSDSYLTAKSPDDIIAAATATRAMTASAQTVMANLQRARTEHVNKESAARLAKQKADKAAADAKASQDAAVAALTDTQRKFDEQREEVNRLAAERDEAQARLQAARLVAWSSAGGQGTPGEMWDPGAGPGGGRRWDGWDPSLPQIPSANIPGDPIAVVNQVLGYSATSAQVTAQMGRNFLQQLGILKPTDTGITNAPAGSTHAGRIPRVYGRQASEYVIRRGMSQIGVPYSWGGGNAAGPSKGIDSGAGITGFDCSGLVLYSFAGVGIKLPHYSGSQYNLGRKIPTSQMRRGDVIFYGPGGSQHVTIYLGDGQMLEAPDIGLKVRVAPVRTSGMTPFVVRYIEW